A region of the Pseudarthrobacter sp. MM222 genome:
GATGCCAAGTCGCCCAAGGCCTACGTGCTGCTGCGCCGCGCCCTGGAGGACACGGACCGGGTGGCAATTGTGCAGTTTGCGCTGCGCGACAAGACCCGCCTGGGTGCACTGCGGATCCGCGGCGACGTGCTGATGCTGCAGGCCCTCCTCTGGGCGGACGAAGTGCGCGAGGCGGCCTTCCCGGCGCTGGAGACGTCCGTCAGGATCTCCGCCCAGGAGCGGGAGATGTCCGCCGCGCTGGTGGACTCCATGGCCGCAGATTTCGATCCGGCGCAGTTCACCGACGAGTACCAGCTCCAGCTGCGCCAGCTCATTGACGCGAAGCTGGAAAAGGGCGAGTCCCTGGACACCGAGGAGACCTTCGGAGCCCCCGCCGCTGAAGCGGGCAGCGGCGATGTGATCGACCTGATGGAAGCGCTCAAACGGAGCCTCGAGAAGAAGCGCGGCGGCAACGCGGCGGGCACAGCCGGGGACACCGAGGACAAACCCGCCGCGAAGTCGCCCTCGAAGGCCGCCGCCAAGCCGGCGCAAGCCAAGACGGCGACCAAGACCGCCGCCAAGTCGGCCACCAAGGCGGCGCCTAAGGCAGCGACGAAAACTGCCGCCAGGACTCCCCGGGCCGCGGCAAAGACGGGGGCCGCGAAGACCGACGCCAAGGCTACCGAGAAGACCGCGCGCAAGGAGGCCTGAGTCCGGCAGGTGGCCCGCGGCCATCGGAATCAGGAGTTCCTGAGCGCGGAGATGAGCTCGCTTTTCTTTTTGGCCGAGTAGCCCTTGAGTCCGATCTCCTTGGCGCGCTTCTTCAGCTGGGGGACCGTCCAGTCCTCATAGTCACCGGACTGGCCGCCCTTCCGGCCCACGGCCGAGCGGCCCTTAGCGGCGGCGGCATTGGAGATGCGGGCGGCCTTCT
Encoded here:
- the ku gene encoding non-homologous end joining protein Ku; the encoded protein is MRAIWKGAIAFGLVNVPVKVYTATEDHDISLHQVHNADGGRIRYQRRCEICSKIVDYEDIDKAYEDDGRTVVLSRDELKSIPAENSHEIDVVQFVPAEQLDPIMFEKSYYLEPDAKSPKAYVLLRRALEDTDRVAIVQFALRDKTRLGALRIRGDVLMLQALLWADEVREAAFPALETSVRISAQEREMSAALVDSMAADFDPAQFTDEYQLQLRQLIDAKLEKGESLDTEETFGAPAAEAGSGDVIDLMEALKRSLEKKRGGNAAGTAGDTEDKPAAKSPSKAAAKPAQAKTATKTAAKSATKAAPKAATKTAARTPRAAAKTGAAKTDAKATEKTARKEA
- a CDS encoding DUF7218 family protein yields the protein MPTKKDTPRGAENPSIKDPELYEKLVEDGASKQKAARISNAAAAKGRSAVGRKGGQSGDYEDWTVPQLKKRAKEIGLKGYSAKKKSELISALRNS